Proteins found in one Exiguobacterium sp. Helios genomic segment:
- a CDS encoding DUF5592 family protein, producing MQQRQYRIPNEVTTELKINKMLYLYDLLFLVALIIVRLIALPFIPDVLHLPFTCFLIGFGIFLVIRPTTNPEKRMVHVLYYALIKKKDTYIALVDRNESSKGA from the coding sequence ATGCAACAGCGCCAATACCGGATTCCGAACGAAGTCACGACCGAGTTGAAAATCAATAAGATGCTCTACCTCTATGATTTACTATTTCTCGTCGCTTTGATCATCGTCCGGTTGATTGCTCTTCCATTTATCCCAGACGTCTTGCATCTACCGTTCACGTGTTTCCTCATCGGGTTCGGAATTTTCCTTGTCATCCGACCGACGACGAATCCGGAAAAGCGGATGGTCCATGTGCTCTATTACGCACTGATCAAGAAGAAAGACACCTATATCGCGTTGGTCGACCGGAATGAATCTTCGAAAGGAGCGTGA
- a CDS encoding ImmA/IrrE family metallo-endopeptidase, with the protein MAYKKKTREDYQKEVQALTDKMETQLASHFVSQESIKEHLDFMSRFHRYSTRNMLLIEEQFQGARAVGSYAYWEKQGVQVQKGEKGIKIFVPSPVTFIKRDTDWIAWKDATKTEQKRAKEGALPTRKAMYYKIGHVFEYTQTDAREKGLEVSELFASYHRNGSIREAESFRRALNGIAETQDVTLLDKPLNELGTAKGCFYPELNAIALNPRNSDIENVTVMIHELAHANLHNTERNEERGIELNPHEKEFQAEMVAYTVAAHFGFPTDDFSLSYLASWTQGRDLRDKEDLLHEVHQTSGHFIREIHSSLEHEQILEREASPLKMIEHIENVAHITYQGMSLAERLERIMQHTPEDVGAYLTNIAKQDTQQDFSTFDEPMMLVHGATDFFEPFAKANDRDFDEHETIAYTLVIPGEKPISQHFQGLEEASSPLHHILKTEVVSKETEQVLEKAWYDEMISKEDRDLEKVKQIVSRQLHVPSKDFHTR; encoded by the coding sequence ATGGCATATAAGAAGAAAACACGTGAGGATTATCAGAAGGAAGTACAAGCGTTGACCGACAAGATGGAGACGCAGCTCGCTTCTCACTTCGTCAGTCAGGAGAGCATCAAGGAACATCTCGACTTCATGAGCCGGTTCCATCGCTACTCGACTCGGAACATGCTATTAATTGAGGAACAGTTCCAAGGCGCCCGTGCCGTCGGTTCCTATGCGTACTGGGAGAAGCAAGGCGTCCAGGTCCAAAAAGGAGAGAAAGGCATCAAGATCTTCGTCCCCTCCCCCGTTACTTTCATCAAACGAGATACGGATTGGATAGCATGGAAGGACGCAACAAAGACAGAACAAAAGCGCGCAAAGGAAGGTGCTCTTCCAACGCGGAAAGCGATGTACTATAAGATTGGTCACGTCTTCGAGTACACGCAAACCGATGCCCGTGAGAAGGGGCTCGAAGTCTCTGAACTGTTTGCTTCGTATCACCGGAACGGATCGATCCGTGAGGCAGAATCATTTCGCCGTGCGTTGAACGGGATTGCTGAGACACAAGACGTGACGTTACTTGATAAGCCGTTGAATGAGCTTGGTACAGCGAAGGGGTGCTTCTATCCAGAGCTAAATGCGATTGCCCTGAATCCACGGAACTCGGACATCGAGAATGTCACCGTCATGATCCATGAACTCGCGCATGCGAATCTGCATAACACAGAACGAAACGAAGAGCGCGGAATCGAGTTGAATCCGCACGAGAAGGAATTCCAAGCGGAGATGGTCGCCTACACCGTTGCGGCTCACTTCGGTTTTCCAACGGACGATTTTTCGTTATCCTACCTCGCCAGCTGGACACAAGGGAGAGACTTACGCGATAAAGAAGACTTGTTGCACGAAGTCCATCAGACATCCGGTCACTTCATCCGAGAGATTCATAGTTCGCTTGAGCACGAACAAATACTTGAACGGGAAGCATCGCCTCTCAAGATGATCGAACATATCGAGAACGTGGCACACATTACGTATCAAGGGATGTCATTAGCCGAACGACTCGAACGGATCATGCAGCACACACCGGAGGATGTCGGAGCTTACCTGACGAATATCGCCAAGCAGGACACGCAACAAGATTTCTCGACGTTCGATGAGCCAATGATGCTCGTCCATGGCGCGACAGACTTCTTCGAACCGTTCGCGAAAGCCAACGACCGCGATTTCGACGAACATGAGACGATTGCCTATACGTTGGTCATTCCTGGAGAAAAACCGATCAGTCAACACTTCCAGGGTCTTGAGGAAGCCAGTAGCCCGTTACATCATATCCTTAAAACAGAGGTCGTCAGCAAAGAGACCGAGCAAGTACTCGAAAAGGCTTGGTATGACGAAATGATTTCGAAGGAAGATCGAGATTTGGAAAAGGTAAAGCAAATCGTAAGTCGGCAACTACATGTCCCATCAAAGGACTTTCATACTAGATGA
- the mobP2 gene encoding MobP2 family relaxase, producing MTKVPGVIIKSKFKLPQATRRARRYTTYLNYIDRPETKARSHQFENYHDYMEDELKSSGLFTATQDRLNATEREQLREIFRRAQENGSILWQDVISFDEAWLQEVGVKENRYIDEQRLMQATRNATALMIEKEQMLHATWTAAIHYNTDNIHVHVATVETMQPRERGKRKPKTIEKMKAQVVHTLADRTREQEKLNAFIREEVLAHKRNRSTTSASNWILHPELVRQYKAIQKQLPDDKRQWYYNMNGMHELRPSLNQLTDTYLATYFEKEHSEFKQQLDTEVAFYERSYGSASQASAYRKTKEQDLYTRMGNAVLSEMRESSKPPQKLAKKSASSPKQRIRSAFRRERIMQETLYRIGRHMNDEWDHLKNQRAFEQLEQEVQYER from the coding sequence ATGACTAAGGTTCCCGGTGTCATCATCAAGTCGAAGTTCAAATTACCTCAAGCAACCCGACGTGCGCGTCGCTATACGACGTATCTCAATTACATCGATCGACCGGAGACGAAAGCACGGTCGCATCAATTCGAGAATTACCATGACTACATGGAGGATGAACTGAAATCGAGCGGTCTGTTCACGGCGACGCAAGACCGATTGAACGCGACCGAACGAGAACAACTACGTGAAATCTTCCGACGGGCACAAGAGAACGGCAGCATCCTGTGGCAGGACGTTATCTCATTCGACGAGGCTTGGTTACAGGAAGTCGGTGTGAAAGAAAATCGCTACATCGATGAACAACGGTTGATGCAGGCAACTCGCAATGCCACCGCTTTGATGATCGAAAAGGAACAGATGCTGCATGCGACATGGACCGCGGCCATCCATTACAACACGGATAACATCCATGTTCATGTCGCGACAGTCGAGACGATGCAGCCACGCGAACGCGGCAAACGCAAACCGAAAACGATCGAGAAGATGAAGGCACAAGTCGTCCATACGCTTGCCGACCGGACACGTGAACAAGAGAAACTAAATGCCTTCATCCGGGAAGAAGTCCTAGCCCACAAACGAAATCGTTCGACGACATCCGCTTCGAATTGGATCCTGCACCCGGAACTCGTTCGGCAGTACAAAGCGATTCAGAAACAATTACCGGATGACAAACGGCAGTGGTATTACAACATGAACGGCATGCACGAACTGCGTCCTTCACTCAATCAATTGACTGACACGTATCTTGCGACCTACTTCGAGAAAGAGCACAGCGAGTTTAAACAACAACTCGATACCGAGGTCGCATTCTACGAGCGGAGTTATGGATCGGCATCCCAAGCATCGGCTTATCGCAAGACGAAAGAACAGGATCTCTACACACGGATGGGAAATGCCGTCCTGTCCGAGATGCGTGAGTCGTCCAAGCCACCTCAGAAGCTTGCGAAGAAATCTGCATCCTCACCCAAACAAAGAATCCGGTCAGCGTTTCGACGTGAACGGATCATGCAAGAGACGCTTTATCGGATCGGACGACACATGAATGATGAGTGGGACCACCTCAAGAATCAGCGTGCTTTTGAACAACTCGAACAGGAAGTCCAATACGAAAGGTAA
- a CDS encoding lysozyme family protein: protein MWSTVRQSARVAVRMKWRLLTLKYRLIALGIALLLLLLIIIVAGILDTLTGIENDQATETPVAYSDASLQVGDDVLQYREAIARELKKEQLEGQTNVVLALMMQESGGRGNDPMQASESKCGRIGCITSPDESIRYGVKHFASVFRQANEDVKLTLQSYNFGGGFIDYVQENGGRYTKQLAISFSQMMYQRVKKSGIYQCHRPSAIEHQACYGDIEYVDAVLRYLTPTVLAEGKTGPIKGKLHAPLDIPLQMTSGFGSRVVFGKTDVHTGIDFSCHDTDTVHAVRSVTVIYSGLRGPYGQLIQIKQGEWITAYAHLSARQVKTGQKIEAGQAIGMCGSTGRSTGNHLHIEFKTSDWSGHIDPAPLFSL from the coding sequence ATGTGGAGTACGGTCCGGCAATCGGCACGTGTCGCCGTCCGGATGAAATGGCGACTCCTGACCTTAAAGTATCGTCTGATTGCACTCGGTATCGCGCTCCTTCTTCTCCTGCTCATTATCATCGTTGCAGGGATTCTCGATACGTTGACTGGAATCGAAAACGATCAGGCAACCGAGACACCAGTTGCTTACTCGGACGCAAGTCTGCAAGTCGGTGATGATGTTCTGCAATACCGGGAAGCGATAGCACGTGAATTGAAAAAGGAGCAACTCGAGGGACAGACGAACGTCGTCCTTGCCTTGATGATGCAGGAGAGTGGCGGACGCGGGAACGATCCGATGCAAGCCAGTGAATCGAAGTGCGGACGTATCGGTTGCATCACTTCTCCCGATGAGAGCATTCGCTACGGCGTGAAACACTTCGCGTCGGTTTTCCGACAAGCGAACGAGGACGTCAAGTTGACGCTCCAAAGTTACAACTTCGGGGGTGGCTTCATCGATTATGTCCAAGAAAACGGTGGACGCTATACGAAACAACTCGCGATTTCTTTTTCACAGATGATGTACCAACGCGTCAAGAAGAGTGGCATCTATCAATGCCATCGTCCGAGCGCGATCGAGCATCAAGCCTGTTATGGTGACATCGAATATGTTGATGCCGTCCTCCGTTATCTGACGCCGACGGTACTGGCAGAAGGCAAGACGGGACCGATAAAAGGGAAACTCCATGCGCCCCTCGACATCCCGCTTCAGATGACGTCGGGGTTCGGATCACGGGTCGTTTTCGGAAAGACGGACGTTCATACGGGCATCGATTTTAGTTGTCACGATACGGATACCGTCCATGCCGTCCGCTCCGTTACCGTTATCTATAGCGGCTTACGCGGACCGTATGGGCAGTTGATACAGATCAAGCAAGGTGAATGGATTACCGCCTACGCGCACCTTTCCGCGCGCCAAGTCAAGACGGGTCAGAAGATCGAAGCCGGGCAAGCGATTGGGATGTGCGGTTCGACCGGACGTTCAACCGGGAACCATCTCCACATCGAATTCAAGACGAGTGATTGGTCCGGACACATTGATCCGGCACCACTCTTTTCGCTATAA
- a CDS encoding VirB4 family type IV secretion system protein, with protein sequence MWRTRFLRKQDSETIKQQDGYNPTFVQAIQPQGGLRFEPNYVRTGDGYLACLHVYKYQSTVYDFWLEPILNLPGVLTTLDIGTADKREMIRTINKSMAEQNTRFENAKDNVDRIDARETYKELNELYEQITQGETMKYLHLRLYVKAKTLDVLERQVQEVMEELEARNFRATVFLNEQEWEWQSLFLSYEQQQKLPNRRRGKEIPSLSIAGGYPFHFTSLQDSTGTYYGTTDTNGSVIFDLFHKDKQRKFYNALMIGKMGSGKSTLLKKTVLDQAIKGNHVRILDVTGEFSDLVRQLGGKEIALDGSAGRINPLHVYKTVTHADGSADEALSFMQHLSKIAVFYHYINPAATQEEANEFEILLRQLYLEKGLWNEDGDAPITTHPANAYPVFSDFLALVRSELYVDSARTTIRGTISMNRIRRLENIELAITNLVHNYGNIFDGHSSIERFDEEAIVSFPLRNLTNLKDEIFQAQVFNLMNMLWDGMILNGAGQLRSYNQGELLIEDAFKYLIVIDEAHHLINTRDIAQPAILYLQQFMREARKYFGGIFFASHLITDFVPTGSKSENAENVKTLFQLTQYKFIGEQDAESIPTIQTVFDGQLTESETRLIPSLETGRIVLSISGVKTLIFDVDVSPEELTLFGGGA encoded by the coding sequence ATGTGGCGTACACGTTTTCTACGAAAGCAAGATTCTGAGACAATTAAACAACAGGACGGCTACAATCCGACATTCGTCCAAGCTATCCAGCCGCAAGGCGGACTCCGCTTCGAACCGAACTATGTCCGGACCGGTGACGGTTATCTCGCCTGCCTCCATGTCTATAAGTATCAGTCGACCGTCTATGATTTCTGGCTCGAGCCAATCCTTAACCTGCCCGGTGTCCTGACGACGCTCGACATCGGAACAGCGGACAAGCGAGAGATGATACGGACAATCAATAAGTCGATGGCCGAGCAGAATACGCGCTTCGAGAATGCAAAAGATAATGTCGACCGAATCGATGCGCGGGAGACGTACAAAGAACTAAATGAGCTCTACGAACAGATTACACAGGGTGAAACGATGAAGTACTTGCATCTCCGACTCTACGTCAAAGCGAAGACACTCGACGTACTCGAACGTCAGGTACAGGAAGTGATGGAAGAACTCGAAGCACGGAACTTCCGTGCAACCGTCTTCCTGAACGAACAAGAATGGGAGTGGCAGAGTCTGTTCCTCAGCTACGAACAACAACAAAAACTACCGAACCGGCGTCGCGGGAAAGAGATTCCGTCGCTCTCGATCGCGGGTGGTTATCCGTTCCACTTCACGTCGCTGCAGGATTCGACTGGTACCTATTACGGGACGACCGACACGAACGGGAGTGTCATCTTTGACTTGTTCCATAAGGATAAGCAACGAAAGTTTTACAATGCGTTGATGATCGGGAAGATGGGCTCCGGAAAATCGACCTTGCTCAAGAAGACGGTCCTCGATCAAGCGATCAAAGGGAATCACGTCCGCATCTTGGACGTGACAGGTGAGTTCTCCGACCTCGTGCGGCAACTTGGTGGAAAGGAGATTGCTCTCGACGGTTCAGCTGGTCGGATCAATCCACTCCATGTCTATAAGACGGTGACGCACGCCGACGGCTCGGCGGACGAAGCACTCTCGTTCATGCAACACCTATCGAAGATTGCTGTCTTCTATCACTACATCAATCCGGCAGCCACGCAGGAAGAAGCGAACGAGTTCGAGATTCTGCTCCGTCAGCTCTATCTTGAGAAGGGACTCTGGAATGAAGACGGTGACGCGCCGATTACAACACATCCTGCGAACGCCTATCCGGTCTTCTCCGACTTCTTAGCGCTTGTCCGCTCCGAATTGTATGTCGATTCTGCGCGTACGACAATCCGCGGAACCATCAGCATGAACCGTATCAGACGGCTCGAGAACATCGAACTCGCCATTACGAACCTCGTCCACAACTACGGCAACATCTTTGACGGACACTCTTCAATCGAACGTTTCGATGAGGAAGCGATTGTCTCCTTCCCACTACGCAACCTGACGAATTTGAAGGACGAGATCTTTCAGGCACAGGTCTTCAACCTGATGAACATGCTCTGGGACGGGATGATCCTCAATGGTGCCGGGCAACTGCGCAGCTACAACCAGGGGGAACTGTTAATCGAGGATGCCTTCAAGTATCTGATTGTCATTGATGAGGCGCATCACCTGATCAACACACGGGACATCGCCCAACCCGCGATTCTATACCTGCAACAGTTCATGCGCGAAGCGAGGAAATACTTCGGCGGCATCTTCTTCGCTTCCCATTTGATTACGGACTTTGTTCCGACCGGTTCGAAGTCGGAGAACGCGGAGAACGTCAAAACCCTGTTCCAGCTGACGCAGTATAAGTTTATCGGCGAGCAGGATGCTGAGAGCATCCCGACGATCCAGACCGTCTTCGACGGACAACTGACCGAGAGTGAGACGCGGTTGATCCCGTCGCTCGAGACCGGACGAATCGTCCTTAGTATCTCCGGTGTGAAGACACTGATCTTCGATGTCGATGTCTCACCCGAGGAGCTGACCTTGTTCGGAGGTGGTGCCTGA